The following coding sequences lie in one Buchnera aphidicola (Macrosiphum euphorbiae) genomic window:
- the rpsN gene encoding 30S ribosomal protein S14 encodes MAKESMKAREIKRVKLANKFYTQRIELKNIISSMNFSEEERWNAVLKLQSFPRDSSPSRQRNRCRQTGRPHAFLRKFGLSRIKVREAAMKGEIPGLKKASW; translated from the coding sequence ATGGCTAAAGAATCAATGAAAGCACGTGAAATTAAACGTGTAAAATTAGCTAATAAATTTTACACACAACGTATTGAATTAAAAAATATTATTTCCAGCATGAATTTTTCAGAAGAAGAACGCTGGAATGCAGTTCTTAAATTACAATCTTTTCCACGTGATTCTAGTCCATCACGTCAAAGAAATAGATGTCGTCAAACAGGTCGTCCACATGCTTTTTTACGTAAATTTGGATTAAGTCGTATTAAGGTTAGAGAGGCAGCCATGAAAGGTGAAATCCCTGGTTTAAAAAAAGCAAGTTGGTAA
- the rplE gene encoding 50S ribosomal protein L5: protein MATLYDYYKSKVIKKFMLELNYSSVMQVPKIDKITLNMGVGAAASDKKILDNAILDLTAISGQKPIITKARKSVAGFKIRQGYPIGCKVTLRGQKKWDFFERLIIIAVPRIRDFRGLSSNSFDGHGNYSLGIREQIIFPEIDYDKIDRVRGLDVTITTTAKSDNEARLLLSAFNFPFRK from the coding sequence TCAAAAAGTTTATGCTTGAATTAAATTATAGTTCTGTTATGCAAGTACCTAAAATTGATAAAATTACTTTAAACATGGGTGTGGGTGCAGCAGCTTCTGATAAAAAAATTTTAGATAATGCTATTTTAGATTTAACAGCAATATCTGGACAAAAACCAATTATTACTAAAGCTAGAAAATCTGTAGCTGGTTTTAAAATTCGTCAGGGTTATCCTATTGGATGTAAAGTCACATTACGTGGTCAGAAAAAATGGGATTTTTTTGAGCGTTTAATTATCATCGCGGTGCCGCGCATTCGTGATTTTCGTGGTTTATCAAGTAATTCTTTTGATGGTCATGGAAATTATAGTTTAGGAATTCGAGAACAAATTATTTTCCCTGAAATTGATTATGATAAAATTGATCGCGTTCGCGGATTAGATGTGACAATAACTACTACTGCTAAATCTGATAATGAAGCTCGTTTATTATTATCTGCTTTTAATTTTCCTTTTCGCAAGTAA